CGGCCATTTGCATCATCCGCACCTCCCTTAGAAGCAAGACATGGATATCTCCCATCGACATTACGACGCGCTAAGACTGCCCGATCAGCTGGAGGGATATCGTTAGATCCTGATTTCACGCTGCGAGATCCGCATGGTCAAGGTTTAGCGGGTGAAGATCAGACGTATCAGACGCCTTTGTTGGAGACATTATGGGATCTGGTGAGACACGGTGAATTGGATCAAGCCATAAAGGTCTGCGAACAGGGTGGTGAGCCATGGAGAGGAGCGACGTTGATgggtggaagaaggtggacaATGGGTGGTATGAGTGAGTTGGCCCAAACTCCATGATGAGTATTCGCATTATGTAGCTAACTGGATTTGCGTACCTACGTCAGCCAAAGAAAGTATAGCGATCAGTCCGCTGGAGGGTAACAGACGTAGGGCGCTATGGAAGAAGTCGTGTCGAGCTATTGCAAAGAATGTATGTTTGACTGTTCATCATTACTTACTTCCTAATTCCTTTTCGATGCTGAATGGCTGGAATACACATAGCCAACTCTCTCACCAGCCGAAAGACAGCTCTACGCAGCATTGATATCAGACTTACCCACTCTCTTACTATCATGTGAAGACTGGGAAGATCACCTGTGGGCACATATTCAGCATCGTATAGAATATAGATTAGAGCAGCGTTGGCATGAATTAGGTGGATattgggaagaggaaagtgaaCTGTTGGGCagagatgacgaggatgttGAGATCGCTCAAGGAGGTCTGGAAGAGGTGTTTAAGAGAATGCAAGGGGTACAGAAAGGTGGTGTTGCGTGAGTgcccttcttcatccagtCACCCCAGCTGTCATGAAACTTGGTCCCTCACTGAAATAGAAAAGGACTACGCTGATAATCCTTAATCATACTCAGAAACGCAATGTCAGATCCATATCATGTTGCTCAGCGCTTGATCATTTTGGGCCGTACGGATTTGTTGTTCAACCAATTTGCAGATCagatatcaaagatagaAGCGAGTGTCTCACCAGAGTGAGTTAAGTTGACGTACCGCACATTAACAGCCAAGCTTATACTGACAATCATATGTGCAGACTTGTTGGTCCCTTGGTCCGCTTCTTTGCCCACCTGGTCTTGACATTACGAACCCTCGGTCAATCGGTCCCTGATTCAGCTGCAAACGCGATCATACAAGCGTACTTGACCATTCtcgaaagggaagggaaCGACTCTTTAGTGGCTATGTACGCGGCTTGTCTGAGGGAGGGCAGTGGTGAGGAGAGTTATGCGAGATTCTTGAAAGGTAAGTAAAGCGCACTCGGTCAGAAGAAGTTTGAATCgataagctgatattgttTATATGTATAGCGATGGATCACAGTGCAACTAGAGAACAGAGGATGGAAGCTTTATCAAGAGCTAAACAGCATAATTTGGATGTAGCTATCATTGCTAAGGAAACGGTCAAGATGATATTATCCGAAGCattcgaggtgagttgtcttcATTTTCACTCCACATTTGCGGATTGTCATACTTTGGAGAAACGCATAGAGGCGCAAAGGGTGACAAAAATAGTGCATAAGGATGACAAACTTGTCAATCTATGGTGTTCTCTGAATCCGCCACTTTCCTTGAACAATCGATATGAATCATGCTGATACTCTGTTTTGGTCTCGGCTAGGATATACCTTCactgtcatcatcagaacCTGATATCACCGCAGTATCGGTTGGTCTGTCGGAACGTGATGTCCAATTGATCAGATCGATAGAATGGCTCACTATGATGCCTGAGACATTGGGAGAGGCATTGATCAAGTCCAATGATGTAGCGAGGTATTTCTTGGGTAAGTAATTGGTCTTCCGCATCCACACCATACATAACAACGTATCAGTAAGCCTAGTAGCATACTGCTTCGTGTCCTTCGCTCTTCACTCGATGTGTCGACATGTTCATTGACTTACCTCGTTGACCTCGCAGCACTAGGCAAAGCCAACGCTGCCCAGTCTCTCATCCGtacccttccttcttccctccttgaAATCCTCGGTAACTCATCAATGgcagaagacgaagagaacCACTTAATAGAGTATCAAGAGTATCTTAAGCTGTTTAGCATATTCAGCTCGTATGAGGTATTAGCGGATCTAGAATCTGATCCTAATAGACGACCAAAGGAGACATCTACTAAATTGGAGAAACATAACTACAACAAATCGTTATTAGGTGCCATAGATAGAGTTTGGGAGAGGACAATTGGGCTTTTACAACCtcctgaagaagatgatggatggttgaggtTTAGAGTTAGTAGGAAATTCGAGAATGGTTAGTCCccctttcccctttccctctttgtTTTCTGTTACCTAATTGAGATATACTCTTGGTGTTTATAGGTTCCAAACGTAAGACCGAATTATCAATCATACGTCGActattcatcccatctttgATCCTCCAATTACACCAACTCCTAATTCAGAAATCGACTACCTTCCCTGAATTGTTGGATAAAGCTTTGGAGCTCATCAAGATAGTTGCGAAAGAGGATAATCACCTATACGAGGAAttcttaccttcttccactggAGGTGGTGCCGGAGAGGGTAAGTTGGGTTTGTATTTGGAGAGAGTAAGGGAAGTTGGGATGGTAGCTTTGAAAGTTGGTAAAGGGAATTTATTTGGTGTTCGTACTTAGAACATAGAAGATGactgttgatgatatgtatgcatgatggatgaatttCTCGAATATGCATTGTTAGAGTACTGTAATAAGACAACCCCACATCACCTTCTGACCTTCTTTTTACCAGCATTACTAAACTTGTTActtttcccattcccatttctcTTTTTCATCATACCCATCCCAGCTTCatgagtatcatcatctctatctctatcatccccatcatcgAATTTCCTTTTGCTACCCATATCTCTACCTCTCTttccacctttacctccatTACCTAGCTCACGCATTTCCAAAGCTGCTTCTCGATTGGCCTTTGCGACTGTATCAGTCAATAGACTGACAGCTTCTTTATCGACGTCAAACGAAATCATTTTCTTGCCTATATGAGATTCTATACGTTGAAGGATTTCGACATCGTATTGGGTGACTAAGGTGATGGATTTACCGGAACGTCCCGCTCGAGCGGTACGACCTACTCTGTGAACGTAGTCTTTGGAGTTGGTAGGCATGTCGTAGTTCTGAAATCGAGAACAGGTCAGGTCAGGATCACTTTGGATGCCATTATAGATGACAGATGACGACTGAAGAGTGAGCAAGAAGGATGGGAGTTAGAAACTCACGATCACCAGATCGACCAAAGGGATATCCAGACCTCTACTAGCCACATCGGTAGCTACCAATATACTCCTTCCACCAGATTTGAACTTGTTCAGACTTGCCAATCGCATAGATTGCGACATCTGGCCGTGCAGGGGGATAGCGGGGAATCCTAGTCTCCTGAGAATGATGGACAATCGTTGGGAGTCGTTGACCGTtctggtgaagatgatcatagATGATGAGGCCAGTTCGTTGGTGAGGTATATCAAATGCGTGTCTTTGGCTTTgaggggaaggaggaggtagTGCTGTAGAAGAGTTGATACGGTAGAATACCTGACAAAACATGTTAGCTACTCTGAACACCCTCGATGCGAGTGACAAGTCAACCTGACTTACTTGGAGGATACCTCAACTCTAACAGGTTTGTTCAGACTTGCTCTCTGCAACTTGGCAACTTTTGTTGTCATCGTGGCAGAGAACAGATAGGTGTTCCGTTCTTTAGGTATCACTTTTAATATCTTGTCTATTATAGGTCCGAAATCCATATCGAGTAATCTATCCGCTTCGTCCATTACCTATCATATATACGAGTGTATCagtatgatatatcattctTCCACATTCTTCCACATCAGATATGTTTTTGATTACTTACGAGGTATTTCAATGATTTTAGAGAAAAGCCTTTAGTATTTTCCAAATGATCCATCAATCTACCTGGAGTAGCGACTATCACATGTGGCCTTTTTGATAGAGCGATAGATTGAGACATCATATCCATTCCTCCTACTATAGTAGCTGTCCTGACGCCAATTCCCGATCCGAGGGAAGTAACCTGTTGGGATATCTGATATGCCAGTTCACTAAGAAGCGAATTAcacaatgatcagcttgCGATAACAGCCTGGCTAGAGGGTACTGGATTATATACTTACCGAGTAGGAGCAAGTACAAGTGCGAAGAAAGGTTGTGGGTTCTCCCATAGACTCTGCAAGATGGGCAAACTGAACGCAGCCGTTTTACCCGATCCAGTCTGGGCTAAACCGATGatatctttaccttccaacgCAGGAGGTATAGATTCGATTTGGATATCGGTAGGTTTCTTGAACCCCATTGAGCTACATGCCGCACATAGTTCAGGTGATATACCCAAGTCTGAGAACTGTTTGTTGGACTCTGAAGGTTCGGGAGCGGAGGGATCGAATTCCGGCGAGGGGGATCTTGAGGAGGAGACTGAACCGGAGGGGGATTGGGAGCGAGACGAGGACGCCTCGGAGGATGCTGAGGCGGACATGTTGGGGATATCAATAGGGTGATAGAGTTATGATATGACTGTGAGGTGCTCTTCAGGCAGTAATATGCTTTATGGCGTGTGAGATATGGACGATCACCATAACAACTTCTTGGACGAGAAAGTAGACAAACAgaaaaaagttgaaagctgatttacCTCCACTTGCCGCTAGCGCTGCTTCTTCAAATGCCATGTGAAACAAGTGTTCTTCGAGTGGGAGCGGGAGCGGGTCAGGTGAATATCCCTGGTTGTGTTTTTATTTTGTTTAATCCCATTCCTTTATATCCTCACCCGCGCCTGTCTTTGGTTCAACGAGGAACATTGACAACATCCCGAGGAGGgctgaacatgaacatgaacatgacaACATACTTCACTCGACATTGTGCACCATTTGTATCCGCAACTCAACTGACTCTTTCCATAGCTGGCCTCACTGCACTCCCTATCTCCTTCAGTGATCATCTAGGTATCATCACCTGGACTATATAGATGCACCAGTAGCAGCAACCACCAGGTAAACAAACCTCAATCAACAaaccttttctttcccttcgGCCTCGGCACGACTCACTCAACATGGCTCTTCCGCGAcggaccaccacctcctctgGTCAGGGATCAAGCTATGCGGATGTATCGGAGCTGGACAGGTATAAGCTGGTGTCAAATATAGGTAAAGGCAGTTTCGGTGTCATAAGTAAAGTGCAAAGGGTAACAgatggaaaggtgagttgacagcTCTGTGTACTCCTCGTGCACAAAGAACACTCAAGAGCACGATATGTGATCAGCTATTCCAAGTATAATGGTCAACCTCACACGCCAAAACTTCATGTTTCATACCTGGATGTGTTGGATCTGATGATGCTTTCCCCTCAGGAATTCGCCCTCAAACAACTCGATTACTCTAAAATGACTGAAAAAGACCGTAAGCAGATTTTAGCTGAAGTGTAAGTTGGGCTCTCATCCACATACCCATATGAATGAACATTCCGGCTGATCTGGTGGCTTGAATATGATGTAGAGCAATTCTTGACTCGCTGAAACATCGTAATATCGTTCAACTTATacagaagatcaaagatcctAAGAATGAAAGGATATACATCGTCatggaggtgagctgatcgGTTGTTTCACTGCACAAGTTCTTCAGCTGATTCCGTCTCCGTATCCAGTATTGTACTTCCGGTGATTTAGGCACATTGATACGGAAAGCtcaaagatcaaatcaaCCTATCCACGAGGACAAAATATGGAATATCTTCCTGCAGATCACATTGGCGCTGCACCATTGTCATTGGCCTACTGAACGACCATCGAAGCTCGGCGTGGCGAGGTTAAGCCAAGGTACTCAGCAAACGGCCGATGGCGGCATTGCAAGATATCAAGTTCTACATAGGGATCTGAAACCTGAGAATGGTATGTTCCCTTCCTCTCGTCAGCTGACTTAGAGCGCTTCGATAGGATTTCAGCTGATTCGAGGTGCTACATAGTGTTCCTGTCAGATGAATTCGTCAAACTTGGTGATTTTGGTTTGAGTAAGGATATGGGAACTGCTTCCTTCACTTCGACATACGTAGGAGTAAGTTGACAACGTAACAGACGTTTGATCTATTATCAACTGACAATCTTTTAGACTCCTTTATATATGCCTCCTGAGATTCTTGCCGAAAACCGTTATGACACCAAATCGGATATTTGGAGCTTAGGATGTTTGGTATACGAGATGTGTGCTCTGCAGTGAGTTCATCAGGTGGATCGATTGGATGTGTTATCTAGCTGACTTCGCTCCTTCAGTTCTCCATTTTCTCAAGCCCAAACTCAAGCGGAGTTGATTTCCCTAGTCAAATCGGGCAAACTCCCCTCTCTTCCTGCTCAGTATTCGCCTGCGCTCAAGAACGTCATCAGGGCAATGTTGACTCTCAATGTGAGCTAGCGATATATTGACAGATTGATAACGCTCATAGCTGACAATGCCCTTTTAGCCAATCAAACGACCTTCCACCAAAGATCTTTTAGaaatggatgagatgaagttGCATCGCAAGCTATTTACAGTCCAGAATCAGTGAGCTGTATAGTTTTCAATGTCACGACTGGGTATAAGCTAAC
The nucleotide sequence above comes from Kwoniella europaea PYCC6329 chromosome 1, complete sequence. Encoded proteins:
- a CDS encoding ATP-dependent rRNA helicase RRP3, producing the protein MSASASSEASSSRSQSPSGSVSSSRSPSPEFDPSAPEPSESNKQFSDLGISPELCAACSSMGFKKPTDIQIESIPPALEGKDIIGLAQTGSGKTAAFSLPILQSLWENPQPFFALVLAPTRELAYQISQQVTSLGSGIGVRTATIVGGMDMMSQSIALSKRPHVIVATPGRLMDHLENTKGFSLKSLKYLVMDEADRLLDMDFGPIIDKILKVIPKERNTYLFSATMTTKVAKLQRASLNKPVRVEVSSKYSTVSTLLQHYLLLPLKAKDTHLIYLTNELASSSMIIFTRTVNDSQRLSIILRRLGFPAIPLHGQMSQSMRLASLNKFKSGGRSILVATDVASRGLDIPLVDLVINYDMPTNSKDYVHRVGRTARAGRSGKSITLVTQYDVEILQRIESHIGKKMISFDVDKEAVSLLTDTVAKANREAALEMRELGNGGKGGKRGRDMGSKRKFDDGDDRDRDDDTHEAGMGMMKKRNGNGKSNKFSNAGKKKVRR